A part of Candidatus Margulisiibacteriota bacterium genomic DNA contains:
- a CDS encoding sigma-70 family RNA polymerase sigma factor, with amino-acid sequence MAKQTAKPKKKEQPQAVRTAGALEVYVPLVHSIAAMIAGKGLPPNIDFNDLVSDGMIGLMKAWDNFDPKRGVKFETYASYRVRGEILDGLKYYNPVPYRIQVMIRDLAKKGYSAVVKKSAELEGLSAKEVKMLEKKKLTEEEFKTAVSKIKRIVSASALMYLVSLDQVLDGSEIQVSGETTPVDELEWKDLQTRLNAAIEELPGMEKKILKLFYRKGVNQKDIAKDLKLSRSKVNRVIARAIYKLREKLK; translated from the coding sequence ATGGCAAAACAAACTGCCAAACCCAAAAAAAAGGAACAGCCGCAGGCGGTAAGGACCGCCGGCGCGCTCGAGGTCTATGTTCCTCTTGTTCATTCTATAGCAGCGATGATAGCAGGAAAGGGACTTCCCCCCAACATTGATTTTAACGACCTGGTGAGCGACGGGATGATAGGCCTCATGAAGGCCTGGGACAACTTTGACCCCAAAAGGGGAGTTAAATTTGAGACATATGCCTCTTACAGGGTAAGAGGGGAGATCCTTGACGGCCTTAAGTACTATAATCCCGTTCCTTACAGGATCCAGGTGATGATACGCGATCTTGCCAAAAAAGGCTACAGCGCCGTGGTAAAAAAGAGCGCCGAACTCGAAGGCCTCTCCGCCAAAGAGGTCAAGATGCTCGAGAAGAAAAAACTGACGGAAGAGGAGTTCAAGACAGCCGTTTCAAAGATCAAAAGGATAGTATCGGCCTCGGCCCTTATGTACCTGGTTTCCCTTGACCAGGTGCTGGACGGGTCCGAGATACAGGTGTCCGGGGAAACAACACCGGTGGACGAACTGGAGTGGAAGGATTTGCAGACCAGGCTGAACGCGGCCATAGAAGAACTGCCTGGGATGGAGAAAAAGATACTGAAGCTGTTCTACAGGAAGGGCGTTAACCAGAAAGACATAGCAAAAGACCTTAAGCT
- a CDS encoding flagellar basal body P-ring protein FlgI, which yields MKRTALLFLSLALSALFLFPCALYAASPQARIKDIATIQQARDNQLMGFGLVAGLRHTGDSQQTEFTKQALTNLLSAMGLQAPSPISRSNTNPIYNYSDIPKNKEFKSRNVAAVMVTATLPPFLKPGQKIDVTVSSLGDATSLRGGTLLLTPLQGPDGVVYALAQGSVSLGGASSGAGLLPMNREVTTVARIPGGGIVEKEVRVGIEEPLSSEYPEGAKYKGSGTLSTLTVLLNEPDFTTASRVAYTIAKKGYDARSSDASAVMVVVEPGTDLVSLISTIENLRVVPDVKARIVVNERTGTVVIGENIRIAPVAVSYGNFTVQIGNVTVASEGLGGADISTASLRVKENIKKLSAVSSGSSLNDLIKALNSLGAAPRDLIAILQAIKASGALNAEIEVI from the coding sequence ATGAAAAGAACGGCTCTTTTGTTTTTATCGCTGGCCTTATCGGCGCTCTTTCTTTTTCCCTGCGCTTTATATGCGGCATCTCCTCAGGCAAGGATAAAGGATATTGCCACCATCCAGCAGGCCCGCGATAATCAGCTGATGGGTTTCGGGCTTGTTGCGGGGCTTCGCCATACCGGCGACAGCCAGCAGACCGAGTTCACAAAACAGGCGCTTACAAACCTTTTGAGCGCGATGGGTCTTCAGGCTCCCAGCCCGATCTCACGGTCCAATACCAATCCCATCTATAACTATTCGGACATACCAAAGAACAAGGAATTTAAATCGAGGAACGTGGCCGCTGTCATGGTCACGGCTACCCTTCCGCCGTTCTTAAAACCCGGGCAAAAAATAGATGTGACGGTATCTTCGTTGGGGGATGCGACCAGCCTTAGGGGCGGTACGCTGCTGCTTACTCCGCTCCAGGGCCCCGACGGAGTTGTATATGCGCTGGCTCAGGGATCCGTATCTTTGGGAGGCGCTTCGTCCGGGGCAGGTCTGCTGCCGATGAACAGAGAAGTGACGACGGTTGCCAGGATCCCCGGGGGAGGGATAGTTGAAAAAGAAGTGCGTGTGGGGATCGAAGAGCCTTTGTCCTCCGAGTACCCGGAAGGGGCAAAATATAAAGGGTCCGGCACGCTTTCAACCCTGACTGTTCTTTTGAACGAACCCGATTTTACCACAGCCTCAAGAGTGGCCTATACGATAGCCAAGAAAGGCTATGACGCCCGGTCTTCGGACGCCTCCGCGGTAATGGTGGTGGTTGAGCCCGGTACGGACCTGGTATCTCTGATCTCGACTATAGAGAACCTCCGGGTAGTTCCGGATGTTAAAGCTAGGATAGTGGTTAACGAGCGTACCGGGACCGTTGTTATAGGCGAAAATATCAGGATAGCGCCGGTGGCCGTGTCTTACGGAAATTTTACGGTGCAGATAGGCAATGTTACTGTTGCCTCGGAAGGTTTGGGAGGTGCGGATATCTCGACCGCAAGCCTCAGGGTCAAGGAGAACATAAAAAAACTATCGGCAGTCTCTTCCGGGTCCAGCCTTAACGATCTTATCAAGGCTCTCAACAGCCTGGGTGCGGCCCCGAGGGACCTGATAGCCATACTCCAGGCCATAAAAGCTTCGGGCGCGCTTAACGCCGAAATAGAGGTAATATAA
- a CDS encoding flagellar basal body L-ring protein FlgH, translating into MKLHRPSFFLLLLAFLFFSTGNCRADSIFRQELPSPYSTQKMYKVGDVITILILETTSAVQKAGTDTQNQDNLSASFSHTIERITGTIAPNNSASAAWGNKYKGAGATTRTSNVIAAVSAQVSDIEPGGNLRIMGHHKVSVNEEKQDIMIKGVIRTKDITSWNTIYSYQVADADISVKGVGTVGTASTPGVITRILDMIF; encoded by the coding sequence ATGAAACTGCACAGGCCGTCATTTTTTCTGCTTCTGCTTGCTTTTTTGTTTTTCTCTACGGGAAACTGCAGGGCTGATTCCATTTTTAGGCAGGAGCTTCCTTCTCCTTATTCAACGCAAAAAATGTACAAGGTGGGGGATGTAATAACTATACTGATACTGGAAACAACCTCAGCCGTGCAAAAAGCCGGCACGGACACGCAGAACCAGGACAACCTGAGCGCGAGCTTTTCCCACACCATTGAGAGAATAACCGGCACCATAGCTCCCAACAATTCGGCAAGCGCGGCCTGGGGCAACAAATATAAGGGGGCGGGTGCAACTACCAGGACCAGCAATGTTATCGCGGCTGTATCTGCCCAGGTGTCAGATATCGAGCCGGGAGGCAACCTCAGGATAATGGGACACCATAAGGTATCGGTTAACGAGGAAAAACAGGACATAATGATCAAAGGCGTGATCAGGACCAAGGATATCACCAGCTGGAACACCATCTATTCTTACCAGGTGGCCGATGCTGATATTTCGGTAAAAGGTGTAGGAACTGTTGGGACGGCTTCGACGCCCGGGGTGATAACCAGGATCCTGGACATGATCTTTTAA
- the panD gene encoding aspartate 1-decarboxylase, which yields MFRQLMRAKIHRLTITDARLDYEGSITVDQDLLDLAGILDGEKVQIVNVNNGSRLETYVMKGRRKSGTVCLNGAAARLGARGDIIILITYALVSEDEIKSFRPTVVLVGPNNRARKTLRSGKGAGR from the coding sequence ATATTCAGGCAGCTAATGAGGGCCAAGATACACCGCCTTACCATTACAGATGCAAGGCTGGATTACGAGGGCAGCATCACTGTGGACCAAGATCTGCTGGACCTTGCCGGCATTCTGGATGGGGAAAAGGTCCAGATTGTGAACGTTAACAACGGCAGCCGTCTTGAGACCTATGTGATGAAAGGCAGAAGAAAGTCCGGGACGGTATGCCTTAACGGGGCCGCGGCAAGGCTGGGGGCCAGAGGTGATATAATAATTTTGATAACCTATGCATTGGTGAGCGAGGACGAAATAAAATCCTTTCGGCCGACGGTCGTGCTGGTGGGCCCAAACAACAGAGCCAGGAAAACCTTGAGATCCGGGAAAGGAGCGGGAAGATGA
- the flgA gene encoding flagellar basal body P-ring formation chaperone FlgA yields the protein MRRLAVCLVLLTALLGQAEAGLEDSVRQQVKDCIISRDAGLKDSRIEIELKSSGVLERYKKRTGGGFSVKLDYPVNQKLSGSAVLPVKIYEKGKYKETVYLQSRIKIMKNVLAVSDKIRKGEVFTSLNTDYVERDISHLPAGIVFDRARVEGKESVTLMPKGTLVLEWMARKIPDVVKGREITVFSVRGDILAGASCTALEDGYIGQKIRFKNTPSNKVIEAYITGPSEAQIR from the coding sequence GTGAGGCGATTAGCGGTTTGCCTGGTCCTGTTGACGGCTCTTCTGGGACAGGCCGAAGCGGGGCTTGAGGATTCCGTTAGACAGCAGGTCAAAGACTGTATAATATCAAGGGATGCCGGGCTCAAGGATTCAAGGATCGAGATCGAGCTGAAAAGCTCAGGTGTTCTGGAGCGTTACAAAAAGAGGACCGGCGGGGGTTTTTCGGTAAAACTGGACTACCCCGTCAACCAGAAACTCTCGGGAAGCGCGGTCCTTCCGGTAAAGATATATGAAAAGGGCAAGTACAAAGAAACGGTCTATCTGCAGTCCAGGATAAAAATAATGAAGAATGTTCTTGCAGTTTCGGATAAAATAAGGAAAGGGGAGGTCTTTACTTCCTTGAATACGGACTATGTTGAAAGGGACATCTCCCACCTTCCTGCCGGTATCGTCTTTGACAGGGCCAGGGTGGAAGGCAAAGAGTCGGTGACCCTGATGCCCAAGGGGACGCTGGTACTGGAATGGATGGCAAGAAAGATCCCGGATGTGGTAAAAGGAAGAGAGATCACGGTTTTTTCTGTCCGAGGGGATATTTTGGCCGGCGCCTCCTGCACCGCGCTTGAGGACGGCTATATTGGGCAGAAGATCAGGTTTAAGAACACTCCCTCGAACAAGGTTATTGAGGCCTATATAACGGGGCCTTCGGAGGCGCAGATAAGATGA
- the flgG gene encoding flagellar basal-body rod protein FlgG, with protein sequence MFQPLYVAATGLNTFQDEMIDISNNLANAKTVAFKKGRTEKESLLYVEKTFDSKLAEAIKKANGLSSDSLEYGTGVRVTSTRKDFMQGTIETTNQPMDLAIQGEGFFQLTLADGTPAYTRAGNFHIDNQGNVVDPNGRMMDPPITIPEGTTSVLVKQDGTVLVYINNSSEATEIGQLVLAKFPNAPGLKSIGQNLFAQTDSSGEPLFGNPTQDNFGYIQQGALEQSNVDVISEMMRMIMVQRVFDTVTKAVSSYEAMLTTLERMKG encoded by the coding sequence ATGTTCCAACCGCTCTATGTCGCGGCAACCGGGCTCAACACATTTCAGGACGAAATGATAGACATCTCCAACAATCTTGCGAATGCAAAGACCGTGGCATTTAAAAAGGGCAGGACGGAAAAGGAAAGCCTGCTTTATGTGGAAAAAACCTTTGATTCAAAACTTGCCGAGGCGATAAAAAAGGCCAACGGCCTTTCCTCCGATTCCCTTGAATATGGGACCGGCGTAAGAGTGACATCTACCCGCAAGGATTTTATGCAGGGCACGATCGAAACCACCAACCAGCCTATGGACCTTGCAATACAGGGCGAAGGTTTTTTTCAGCTTACTCTTGCCGACGGAACTCCGGCCTACACCAGGGCAGGGAACTTCCACATTGATAACCAGGGCAATGTTGTGGACCCCAACGGAAGGATGATGGACCCTCCGATAACGATCCCCGAGGGCACTACATCAGTATTGGTCAAGCAGGACGGCACCGTACTGGTCTATATCAATAACTCTTCGGAAGCCACAGAAATAGGGCAGCTTGTCCTTGCTAAATTCCCTAACGCTCCCGGACTCAAGAGCATCGGGCAGAACCTGTTCGCTCAGACTGATTCGTCCGGAGAGCCTCTGTTCGGCAACCCGACGCAAGACAACTTCGGCTACATTCAGCAGGGAGCTCTTGAGCAGTCCAATGTGGATGTTATTTCCGAAATGATGAGGATGATAATGGTCCAGAGGGTGTTCGACACCGTCACAAAGGCAGTGTCAAGTTACGAAGCAATGCTTACCACCCTTGAAAGGATGAAGGGCTAA
- a CDS encoding flagellar hook basal-body protein has product MTDRILEIGRRGLDTTDQNVKAMMNNIVNAQTPGFKKSQVQVNSFPVMLQKAQNKSAGAQAMVPEVKSVQQDKTHGALLRTGSPTDLAVVGEGYFALEGASGELYTRDGRFTLDENGVLKSVSGRNPVLGQGGSIAVVPGSSIEIMQNGDIMSDGAKIDTMKIVVFEDPSKLESVNNVVFKVPENGSLIYSVNENPRVLQGYIEASNVNIMDEMMQMIFLQRVYGFDAKIIQTRDASLTRSLEMGRPAQ; this is encoded by the coding sequence ATGACCGACAGGATACTCGAAATAGGAAGAAGAGGCCTTGACACAACGGACCAGAATGTCAAGGCAATGATGAACAATATAGTCAATGCGCAGACGCCGGGCTTTAAAAAGAGCCAGGTCCAGGTCAATTCTTTTCCCGTGATGCTCCAAAAAGCCCAGAACAAGTCTGCGGGAGCTCAGGCAATGGTCCCGGAAGTAAAAAGCGTTCAGCAGGATAAAACCCACGGAGCGCTTCTGCGTACCGGTTCTCCTACGGACCTTGCCGTGGTCGGGGAAGGGTACTTTGCTCTGGAAGGCGCTTCCGGAGAGCTGTACACCAGGGACGGGAGGTTTACTCTGGATGAGAACGGCGTGCTAAAGTCGGTTTCGGGCAGGAACCCGGTTCTCGGACAGGGAGGCTCTATCGCCGTCGTTCCGGGCTCGTCAATAGAGATCATGCAGAACGGCGACATAATGTCCGACGGGGCAAAGATCGACACCATGAAGATAGTTGTTTTTGAGGACCCGTCCAAACTGGAGTCGGTCAACAATGTTGTCTTTAAGGTCCCGGAGAACGGCTCTCTGATCTACTCCGTGAACGAGAACCCCAGGGTCCTGCAGGGTTATATCGAGGCTTCAAATGTGAACATCATGGACGAGATGATGCAGATGATCTTTTTGCAGAGGGTGTACGGCTTTGATGCCAAGATCATACAAACAAGGGATGCCTCTCTTACAAGGTCCCTTGAAATGGGGCGTCCCGCCCAATGA
- a CDS encoding EscU/YscU/HrcU family type III secretion system export apparatus switch protein, with translation MAEEDNKKKTAIAIRYEMDKDSAPLIVASGKGVVADEILRIAEENKIPLHENAGLASMLSKLQIDMPVPPELYVLVAEVLFFVYQLDRMAAKKEKLFKKIRKDSRK, from the coding sequence ATGGCGGAAGAAGACAACAAAAAAAAGACGGCTATAGCCATCCGCTATGAGATGGACAAGGATTCGGCCCCTCTTATTGTTGCTTCGGGCAAAGGAGTGGTTGCCGATGAGATATTAAGGATAGCGGAAGAGAACAAGATCCCGCTGCACGAAAATGCCGGCCTTGCATCAATGCTTTCCAAGCTGCAGATCGATATGCCTGTTCCTCCCGAACTATATGTGCTTGTGGCCGAGGTCCTGTTCTTTGTCTACCAGCTGGACAGGATGGCCGCTAAAAAAGAAAAACTGTTCAAAAAGATTAGAAAAGACAGCCGGAAATAA